The window GATTTGCCCATAGGTTTGGCGCAAAACCAACTCTATCTCGTGTTTCAACCTAAGGTGGATTTACACTTAAATCAGTGTACTGGCGCCGAGGCACTGATCCGCTGGCAGCATCCAACCTTAGGGTTTATTCCGCCCGATGAGTTTATTCAACTCGCTGAAAACTCTGGCAACATTGATATCGTCAGCCAATGGGTGTTGCAGCAGGCGATCAAACAATTAGTCGCATGGCAGCAGCGAGGTATGCAGCTAAAACTGGCCATTAACCTGTCGGCCCATGATTTAGCCGATACCCGTTTGCCGAATCAAATTGCTAGTTTATTAAAAGATAATAATCTGCCAAGCGGCGCACTCTGCATCGAAGTTACCGAAGGCGCTGTGATGAAAGATGCACAGACTGTGGTGAGCGTATTGCAGCGATTCCGTGACATGGGTGTATCCGTCGCCATCGATGACTTTGGCACGGGGCATTCATCCTTAGCTTATTTGAAAATTTTGCCCGTCAATGAAGTGAAGATTGATCGTAGCTTTATCAAAGACATGCTCACGAATAGCCAAGATGTGATGATAGTGAACACGAGCATTCAGTTGATCCACGGTCTAGGGTTTACCGTCGTGGCCGAAGGGGTTGAGGAACCAGAAGGTGTTGACATCCTGCGTAACCTCAATTGCGACATCATCCAAGGCTATGTGTTTTCAAAACCCTTAAAAGCGGCTGAATTTGATCTGTGGTTTGAAGCGTTTAACCATGCAAATCCCTCAGACACATAAGTTAATTTACCCAAGAAAGCGCACAAAAGGCGTTAAAATTAGACGTCTTCGAAAGAATAAAGCGGAGTAGCGAGTGAACATTGCCATGAATGCATTGAAGTTGAATTCATTAGCTTGGAATTATTTGAAGGCTTTGCCTTGCCTGTGTTTACTATTGGGCACAGTCCCTGCATTTGCCGAAGGTAGCCGCGTGGTTGCGACTGGCGGCGGGACGACGATTGAGGGCAGTGCTGGCGGTGGCATAGTGCCGTGGGCGGTGATCAACGGTTATGGCAGTAGCGATGAATGGTCCGCTACGGCGATGGCGACAGGCGTTTATGTCGATGACTTTTCGCTGAAAGTGATTGGCGCTTCCTTGAGTTTTGATAATCGATTCGAACTGAGTTTAGCGCGGCAAACCTTTGATTTAGATACTATGGGCGGCGAGTTAGGCCAAGATATCTTTGGGGTAAAATACAAGCTTGCCGGCGAGTTACTTTATACGGCTATGCCGCAAATCACCTTAGGTGCCCAGTATAAAAGAGTCGATGACTTTGCGATTCCTCTGGCGGTTGGGGCGCGGGATGATTGGGGGTTAGATGTGTATATTGCGGCCAGCAAAGTATTTTTCGATGCGGTGGCGGGGCGCAATTTATTACTTAATGGTACCGTGCGCGCGACCAAGGCGAATCAAACGGGTTTATTGGGTTTTGGT of the Shewanella baltica genome contains:
- a CDS encoding DUF3034 family protein, which gives rise to MNALKLNSLAWNYLKALPCLCLLLGTVPAFAEGSRVVATGGGTTIEGSAGGGIVPWAVINGYGSSDEWSATAMATGVYVDDFSLKVIGASLSFDNRFELSLARQTFDLDTMGGELGQDIFGVKYKLAGELLYTAMPQITLGAQYKRVDDFAIPLAVGARDDWGLDVYIAASKVFFDAVAGRNLLLNGTVRATKANQTGLLGFGTQASNDYQFVLEASAAVLLTDNVALGIEYRQKPNELAFAREDDWQDVFLAWFINKHLSVVTAYANLGSIAGFADQQGWYVSVEGTL